In a single window of the Nodularia spumigena CCY9414 genome:
- the iscB gene encoding RNA-guided endonuclease IscB — protein sequence MSNFVLVLDTNKKPLTPIHPGDARFLLNQQKAAVFRRFPFTIILKEPKSEVPTQPIELKIDPGSKTTGFALVQNNKVIWGMELQHRGLAIKESLETRKGVRRGRRSRHTRYRQARFLNRTKPQGWLAPSLSHRVLTINTWVKRLCNFAPITDIVEELARFDLQQLENPEISGFEYQQGELQGYEVREYLLNKWNRKCAYCTAENVPLQVEHIKPKAKGGTNRISNLCLACEKCNIKKGTQDIEKFLAKKPELLKQILSQAKRPLKDASAVNSTRWALFNKLKETGLPITTGSGGLTKFNRTRLGLPKTHWIDAACVGKVETLKILTTKILTVKSTGHSCRRFCRINKFGFPCTEPKKIFTHVSTGDFVKATLHKDRKNITSGKYVSRVKTPTKNGCEIVINGFRVEFSTMKDITKVHCSDGYSYV from the coding sequence ATGTCTAATTTTGTTCTAGTTCTTGATACCAACAAAAAACCACTTACTCCAATTCATCCAGGAGATGCACGTTTTTTATTAAATCAACAAAAAGCTGCTGTATTTAGAAGATTTCCATTTACCATAATTTTGAAAGAACCTAAATCTGAAGTTCCAACTCAACCGATTGAATTAAAAATAGATCCAGGGAGTAAAACTACAGGTTTTGCGTTAGTTCAAAATAATAAAGTCATCTGGGGTATGGAATTACAACACAGAGGTTTAGCTATTAAAGAAAGCCTAGAAACTCGAAAAGGAGTAAGGCGAGGAAGACGTTCTAGACATACTCGTTATCGTCAAGCTAGATTTCTTAACCGCACTAAACCTCAAGGTTGGTTAGCACCTTCTTTAAGCCATAGAGTTTTAACTATTAACACTTGGGTTAAAAGATTATGTAATTTTGCCCCAATAACTGACATAGTTGAAGAGCTTGCTAGGTTTGACCTACAGCAGCTAGAAAACCCGGAGATATCAGGCTTTGAGTATCAACAGGGAGAGTTACAAGGGTATGAAGTCCGTGAATATCTTTTGAATAAATGGAATAGAAAATGTGCATACTGTACTGCGGAAAATGTCCCTTTACAAGTTGAGCATATTAAACCAAAAGCCAAAGGAGGAACTAATAGAATTTCTAATTTGTGTCTAGCTTGTGAGAAATGCAATATCAAAAAAGGTACTCAAGATATTGAGAAGTTTTTAGCAAAAAAGCCTGAGTTGTTGAAGCAAATTTTATCCCAAGCCAAGCGTCCACTAAAAGATGCGTCTGCTGTAAATTCAACGAGATGGGCTTTATTTAATAAGTTAAAAGAAACTGGATTACCTATAACAACAGGTTCAGGAGGTTTAACTAAGTTTAATAGAACTCGTTTAGGATTGCCTAAAACTCATTGGATTGATGCTGCTTGTGTAGGAAAAGTTGAAACTCTCAAAATACTGACAACAAAAATTTTAACAGTAAAAAGCACGGGGCATAGTTGCAGAAGATTCTGTAGGATCAATAAATTTGGTTTTCCTTGCACTGAGCCTAAAAAAATATTCACTCATGTTTCTACAGGAGATTTTGTTAAGGCTACTTTGCACAAAGATCGTAAAAACATAACTTCTGGAAAGTATGTAAGTCGTGTTAAAACTCCCACAAAAAACGGATGTGAGATTGTTATCAATGGTTTTAGAGTTGAATTTTC
- a CDS encoding DUF29 family protein — MEELLELKGLLLQGDIYAALAIVEDLEEMSRDDKINNIRSYTVILLLHLIKRQAEKRTTRSWDVSIRNSVREIREKNKRRKAGGHYLNPEDLLQILEVAYPMAIDQASLEVEGGRYETEELENLVNQQEIINHALALIDPTANSNT; from the coding sequence ATGGAAGAACTCCTAGAATTAAAAGGCTTGTTGCTTCAAGGTGATATTTATGCGGCATTAGCCATTGTTGAAGACTTAGAAGAAATGAGTCGGGATGACAAAATCAACAATATTCGTAGTTACACAGTTATACTGCTATTGCACTTAATTAAGCGACAGGCGGAAAAGCGTACCACACGCTCCTGGGATGTTTCTATTCGCAATAGTGTCAGAGAAATTAGGGAGAAAAATAAGCGGCGCAAAGCAGGGGGACATTATTTAAACCCAGAAGATTTACTTCAAATCCTAGAGGTTGCTTACCCCATGGCTATTGATCAAGCCTCTCTGGAAGTAGAAGGGGGACGTTACGAAACCGAAGAGTTAGAAAACCTGGTGAATCAACAGGAAATTATCAATCACGCCCTGGCTTTGATTGACCCCACAGCCAACAGCAACACCTGA
- the asnB gene encoding asparagine synthase (glutamine-hydrolyzing), with product MCGIIGYWVEAINVEEMETIARRMSATLYYRGPDDGGTWVDPNAGLALGHRRLAIVDLSPEGHQPMESANGRYVLVFNGEIYNFSSLRQQLLILGHSFRGHSDTEVMLAAFCQWGIKPAVEKFVGMFAFALWDRQERTLSLGRDRLGEKPLYYGWMGTTFLFGSELKALKAHPHWQSNIDRNVLNLLLRYNYIPAPYCIYQGIYKLPPATILTLTHPNDDSQPQPYWSVLSTVEWGQVNPFPGSVTEAINQLDHLLRDSIQQQMIADVPLGAFLSGGIDSSTIVALMQAQSSQPVKTFTIGFEQTAYNEAPQAQSVAQHLGTEHTELYVTPQETQSVIPKLPTLYDEPFSDSSQIPTFLVSQLARQQVTVSLSGDGGDELFGGYNRYLWANSIWQRMGWISPSMRKLIALTMTSLSPKIYNNLFDILTPILPKSLQQRLPGDKIHKLAGVLGFDNPLDLYHRLCSHLHSPESLVIGADKFKYHPTMKWVDHLHYTQWMMAMDSITYLPGDILTKVDRAAMGVSLETRIPFLDHRIVEFASTLPLEWKIRDGKTKWLLRQVLYQYVPPHLIERPKMGFGIPLDTWLRTDLREWAEDLLSTHRLRQDGFFNPEPIRKKWQEHLSGSRNWQHYLWNILVFQMWYGQ from the coding sequence ATGTGTGGTATTATAGGATACTGGGTTGAGGCAATTAATGTCGAAGAGATGGAGACGATCGCCCGGCGAATGTCTGCCACTCTTTACTATCGCGGTCCCGATGACGGGGGAACTTGGGTAGATCCTAACGCAGGTCTAGCTTTAGGACATCGCCGTCTCGCCATAGTTGACCTGTCTCCGGAGGGACATCAGCCCATGGAGTCAGCCAATGGTCGTTATGTGCTAGTGTTCAACGGTGAAATTTATAACTTTTCCTCCCTCCGTCAACAACTCCTGATACTAGGTCATAGTTTTCGCGGTCATTCTGACACAGAAGTAATGTTAGCCGCATTCTGCCAGTGGGGCATTAAACCCGCAGTGGAAAAATTTGTCGGTATGTTCGCCTTTGCTCTGTGGGATAGACAGGAGCGGACTTTATCCTTAGGACGGGATAGATTAGGGGAAAAACCCTTATACTACGGTTGGATGGGGACAACCTTTCTCTTTGGCTCTGAACTCAAAGCCCTAAAAGCTCATCCCCATTGGCAAAGCAACATTGACCGCAATGTTCTCAACCTTCTACTAAGGTATAATTATATTCCTGCTCCTTATTGTATCTATCAGGGTATTTACAAACTTCCACCAGCCACTATCCTGACCCTTACCCACCCCAATGATGATTCCCAACCCCAACCCTATTGGTCAGTATTATCAACAGTGGAGTGGGGACAGGTCAATCCATTCCCTGGGAGTGTAACAGAAGCCATTAACCAACTGGATCATCTGCTCAGGGACTCCATTCAACAGCAGATGATCGCTGATGTTCCTTTAGGAGCCTTCCTGTCCGGTGGTATAGACTCTTCCACCATTGTGGCTTTAATGCAGGCTCAGAGTAGTCAACCTGTGAAAACTTTTACTATCGGTTTTGAACAAACTGCTTACAACGAAGCCCCACAAGCCCAATCCGTAGCCCAACACTTGGGAACAGAACACACTGAACTCTATGTCACTCCCCAAGAAACTCAGTCCGTCATCCCCAAACTCCCCACCCTCTACGATGAACCCTTTTCCGACTCATCCCAAATTCCCACCTTCCTGGTATCTCAACTAGCTCGTCAACAAGTCACCGTTAGCCTATCCGGTGATGGCGGGGATGAACTATTTGGTGGCTACAACCGCTACCTGTGGGCTAATAGCATTTGGCAACGCATGGGTTGGATATCCCCAAGCATGAGGAAACTGATTGCCCTCACTATGACTAGTTTATCCCCGAAAATTTATAACAACTTATTTGATATCCTCACCCCCATTTTACCCAAATCTCTACAACAAAGGCTACCGGGTGATAAAATCCATAAATTGGCTGGGGTTTTAGGCTTTGACAATCCATTAGACCTATATCATCGGCTATGTTCCCATTTGCATAGCCCAGAATCTTTGGTTATAGGTGCAGATAAATTTAAATATCACCCCACAATGAAATGGGTTGACCATCTCCACTATACTCAATGGATGATGGCGATGGATTCTATCACTTATTTACCGGGAGATATTTTAACGAAAGTAGATAGAGCCGCTATGGGGGTGAGTTTAGAAACCCGCATTCCCTTCCTAGATCATCGTATTGTAGAATTTGCCAGTACCTTACCCTTAGAGTGGAAAATTCGTGATGGTAAAACTAAGTGGCTCCTACGTCAGGTACTTTATCAATATGTTCCCCCCCATTTAATTGAGCGACCTAAGATGGGTTTTGGCATTCCTTTAGATACGTGGCTACGTACTGATTTACGAGAGTGGGCGGAAGATTTACTTAGTACACATCGTTTGCGCCAAGATGGTTTTTTCAATCCTGAACCCATACGGAAAAAGTGGCAGGAACATTTATCTGGTAGTCGCAATTGGCAACATTACTTGTGGAATATACTAGTATTCCAAATGTGGTACGGACAATAA
- a CDS encoding glycosyltransferase encodes MIKLTLIITGLNTGGAEMMLLKLLERLSPEFTPQVISLTDIGAIGERIQSLGIPVTALGMSRTIPNPLALLKLVKLLKHSQPDIVHTWMPHSNLLGGLAASMAGVSKVIWAIHNSDLSKEKNKATTLLVAGLCARLSPIIPHRIQCCSVVAKDIHISIGYAEDKFIVTPNGFDLERFQPNPNLRESVRQELGIAADTPLVGVIARFDPQKNHTGFFAAAGYLHQKRPDAHFLLAGSGINTVNSVLMQAINKAQVSHVTHLLGLRQDIPRLMASLDVLVSPSSYGEAFPIVLGEAMGCGVPCVVTDVGDSAYIVGETGKVVAPDDMIGLAEAVESLLSLPSSQRLTLGEQARHRIQENFEINHVVRLYESLYQEVYTEINIPTYKP; translated from the coding sequence GTGATTAAACTTACTCTTATCATCACCGGACTCAACACTGGTGGTGCAGAAATGATGCTGCTCAAACTTCTAGAGCGGTTATCACCAGAATTTACCCCTCAAGTCATATCCCTCACTGATATTGGTGCGATCGGTGAACGCATTCAATCTCTGGGTATTCCCGTCACAGCCTTGGGGATGAGTCGCACAATTCCCAATCCCTTGGCTTTACTTAAGCTAGTCAAGTTATTAAAACACAGTCAACCTGATATAGTTCATACCTGGATGCCTCATTCTAACTTACTAGGTGGTTTAGCTGCTTCTATGGCTGGAGTGTCAAAGGTAATTTGGGCTATTCACAATAGTGACCTATCCAAAGAAAAGAATAAAGCCACTACTCTCTTGGTTGCAGGATTATGTGCGCGACTATCCCCAATCATTCCCCATCGCATTCAGTGCTGTTCTGTTGTCGCAAAGGATATTCACATATCAATTGGTTATGCTGAAGATAAATTCATAGTCACACCCAACGGCTTTGACTTAGAAAGATTTCAGCCCAACCCAAACTTGCGTGAATCTGTACGACAAGAGTTAGGAATTGCAGCCGATACACCCCTAGTCGGTGTGATTGCTCGCTTTGACCCCCAGAAGAATCATACAGGCTTTTTTGCCGCTGCTGGTTATCTACATCAAAAAAGACCAGATGCCCATTTCTTGCTGGCGGGAAGTGGTATTAATACTGTTAATTCTGTACTGATGCAAGCGATTAACAAGGCTCAAGTCAGCCACGTCACCCATTTGTTAGGTCTGCGTCAAGACATTCCCCGGCTCATGGCTTCCCTGGATGTTTTAGTTTCCCCTTCTTCCTATGGCGAAGCCTTTCCCATTGTTTTAGGTGAAGCCATGGGGTGTGGTGTTCCTTGTGTGGTTACCGATGTGGGGGACTCAGCCTATATTGTTGGGGAGACAGGTAAAGTTGTTGCTCCTGATGACATGATCGGTTTAGCTGAGGCTGTTGAATCCTTACTCAGTCTCCCAAGTTCCCAGCGTCTCACCCTGGGGGAACAGGCTCGCCATCGGATTCAGGAAAACTTTGAAATTAATCATGTGGTGAGGCTTTATGAGTCACTGTACCAAGAAGTTTACACTGAAATAAATATCCCCACATACAAACCATAA
- a CDS encoding glycosyltransferase translates to MNIINSTNNTNINSLSKTSSKSQKQPHQKITLFLPSLRGGGAEKIMVYLANGFAQRGFAVDLVLVKAEGPYLPLVSDQVRVIDLNCPRVLASLPSLIRYLKTEKPHAILSTLDDANVIAIIARFLSGGSQKIVVRVATSWSSLMLYEKGIRLRVTQVLAKYLYPGVNQVIAVSEGAAEDLVKSHNIPQHKVTTIYNPAITPELLHQAQEPFNHPWFAQGKPPVILSVGRLTVAKDFTTLIRAFAHLNQHHSARLMILGEGEDRAKLESLVKTLDLEQQVSLPGFVDNPFPYMKQASVFVLSSCFEGMPNALLQAMACGTPVVATDCPSGPREILEDGKWGQLVPVGDVEAMAEAILASLQGETQRPSREILESRFGLDTIIDQYLSILV, encoded by the coding sequence ATGAACATTATAAATAGTACGAATAATACAAATATTAATTCACTGTCTAAAACTTCCTCCAAGTCACAAAAACAGCCACACCAAAAAATCACTCTCTTTTTACCATCCCTTAGAGGTGGGGGTGCTGAGAAAATTATGGTGTATCTTGCCAATGGCTTTGCACAGCGCGGGTTTGCTGTGGATTTAGTTCTAGTTAAAGCCGAGGGTCCCTATCTTCCCCTAGTGAGTGATCAAGTGCGCGTCATAGATTTAAACTGTCCTCGCGTCCTGGCTAGCTTACCCAGTTTAATTCGCTACTTAAAGACAGAAAAACCCCATGCCATTCTCTCCACCTTAGACGATGCCAATGTCATAGCAATTATTGCTCGTTTTTTATCTGGCGGGTCACAGAAAATCGTAGTGAGGGTGGCTACTTCCTGGAGTAGTTTAATGCTTTATGAGAAAGGTATTCGGCTTCGGGTAACACAAGTGTTAGCGAAGTATCTTTATCCTGGGGTTAATCAGGTAATCGCAGTTTCTGAAGGTGCAGCTGAGGACTTAGTGAAATCACACAATATCCCCCAACATAAAGTCACGACAATTTATAACCCAGCTATAACGCCTGAACTACTACATCAAGCCCAAGAACCTTTCAACCATCCTTGGTTTGCTCAGGGGAAACCCCCTGTAATTCTCAGTGTAGGTAGGCTGACAGTGGCAAAAGATTTTACTACATTGATTCGTGCCTTCGCTCACTTAAATCAGCACCATTCAGCCCGACTGATGATTTTAGGAGAGGGAGAAGACAGGGCAAAACTTGAGTCTTTAGTAAAAACTCTGGATTTAGAGCAGCAAGTCAGTTTACCGGGATTTGTGGATAACCCCTTCCCTTACATGAAACAAGCCTCCGTATTTGTTCTTTCCTCCTGTTTTGAAGGTATGCCCAATGCCTTATTACAGGCTATGGCCTGTGGTACACCAGTAGTAGCCACCGACTGTCCCAGTGGACCGAGGGAAATCCTAGAAGATGGTAAATGGGGTCAACTGGTTCCTGTGGGGGATGTGGAGGCTATGGCTGAGGCAATTCTAGCTAGTCTTCAGGGAGAAACTCAACGCCCCTCCCGGGAAATCTTGGAAAGCCGCTTTGGGCTGGATACTATCATTGATCAGTATTTATCCATACTAGTCTGA
- a CDS encoding glycosyltransferase family 4 protein: MKIVFIAPRFHTNQYEIVKVLQANGHDVELHVNYIGPTEEHSILTPKVYPACGASKWLEATFGSGDGDKPRLFPNPITYFRELIHSQADILIIRNPNRYFSILAAVYAMVLGIKTIFYTQTEINKHHSLAKRIKIHLLLSIFNAAWYSPLLGTDKTNSQSLKCIHYVPFAVPQAKITHVAEEKGRIIHLLMIGKYGATRKNHLLFIEALAHLKDQYKFHATIVGECVHQDQIERFNLIQQKVYELGMQEIISLKKNIPFLQMQQLYNYSDIFVLPSRDEPAAISILEAIANGVPAICSDTCGTQCYIKNGKNGYVFKTDNLLDLVDKIKQLLAKPQQLITMKKYCLSTYAEEISGLAYYQHLNNLLQDKWNLSLDK, from the coding sequence ATGAAAATTGTCTTCATCGCTCCAAGATTTCACACAAATCAATATGAAATTGTCAAGGTATTGCAAGCCAATGGTCATGATGTAGAGTTACACGTGAATTATATCGGACCAACAGAAGAACACTCAATATTAACTCCTAAGGTATATCCCGCTTGTGGAGCTTCAAAATGGCTGGAAGCCACCTTTGGTAGTGGTGACGGTGATAAACCAAGATTATTTCCCAATCCTATTACTTATTTTCGTGAGCTGATTCATAGTCAGGCGGATATTCTTATTATCCGCAATCCCAATAGATATTTCTCTATACTAGCCGCTGTGTATGCTATGGTTCTGGGTATAAAAACGATTTTTTACACTCAAACAGAAATCAATAAACATCATTCCCTAGCTAAAAGAATCAAAATTCATCTGCTGCTATCGATTTTTAATGCTGCTTGGTATAGTCCCTTGTTAGGCACAGATAAAACCAACAGTCAATCCCTCAAATGTATACACTATGTTCCCTTTGCCGTTCCCCAAGCAAAAATAACTCATGTTGCCGAAGAAAAGGGCAGAATAATTCATTTGTTAATGATCGGCAAATATGGGGCAACTAGGAAAAATCATCTTCTATTTATCGAGGCATTAGCCCATCTGAAAGATCAATACAAATTTCATGCCACAATTGTGGGAGAATGCGTTCACCAAGATCAAATAGAAAGATTTAATTTGATTCAGCAAAAAGTTTATGAATTAGGCATGCAAGAGATAATTTCTCTGAAAAAGAATATACCATTTTTGCAAATGCAGCAATTATATAATTACTCTGATATTTTCGTGCTACCATCGCGAGATGAGCCTGCCGCTATTTCCATATTAGAAGCAATTGCTAATGGTGTGCCAGCAATATGCTCAGATACCTGCGGTACTCAATGTTATATAAAAAATGGCAAAAACGGATATGTGTTTAAGACTGACAATTTACTCGATTTAGTTGATAAAATTAAACAGCTTTTAGCAAAGCCTCAGCAACTTATAACTATGAAAAAATATTGTTTGTCTACCTATGCAGAGGAAATATCGGGTTTAGCTTATTATCAACATTTAAATAATTTACTTCAAGATAAATGGAACCTGAGTCTAGACAAATGA
- a CDS encoding class I SAM-dependent methyltransferase: protein MRRYYDPNKKALVYIQSSATPEMWDAHWSITDEDKARLALIPPQKLNFVASITRRYLTPEDGLILEGGCGTGNHVVALTSAGYQALGIDFAPQTVAMLNKVAPHLDIRVGDVRSLPLSDQSVAGYWSLGVIEHFYSGYDSISHEMRRVIKSGGYLFLTHPYMSPLRKLKRLLRLFDYQSLPSEPSDFYQFALDHQQTIMNFCQLGFSLCEVCPSAGLKGFKDELPSFFKSPLQKLYDYSGKSILVRGLRYILDKVLSPLCGHSCLIVFRRH from the coding sequence ATGAGAAGATATTACGATCCAAACAAAAAAGCTTTAGTTTATATTCAGTCATCAGCTACTCCGGAAATGTGGGATGCCCACTGGAGCATTACAGATGAGGATAAGGCCAGACTGGCACTTATTCCTCCTCAAAAACTAAACTTTGTGGCTTCCATAACCCGGCGTTATCTAACTCCTGAAGACGGATTGATCCTAGAAGGGGGTTGTGGAACTGGAAACCATGTTGTTGCCTTAACTTCAGCGGGTTATCAAGCCCTAGGCATTGATTTTGCCCCTCAAACCGTTGCGATGCTCAACAAGGTTGCGCCCCATTTGGATATTCGTGTTGGTGATGTCCGCTCCTTACCTTTGTCAGATCAATCTGTTGCCGGATATTGGTCTTTAGGTGTAATTGAACATTTTTACTCAGGTTATGACTCAATTTCTCATGAAATGCGAAGAGTAATCAAATCTGGGGGCTACCTATTTCTTACCCATCCCTACATGTCACCATTACGTAAACTCAAAAGGCTTTTAAGACTATTTGATTATCAAAGCTTACCATCAGAACCGTCAGATTTTTACCAGTTTGCTCTTGATCATCAGCAAACCATAATGAATTTTTGTCAACTAGGCTTTTCCCTTTGTGAAGTTTGTCCTAGCGCAGGATTAAAGGGATTTAAAGATGAACTGCCCTCATTTTTCAAATCACCACTGCAAAAACTCTATGACTATTCAGGAAAGTCAATCTTGGTTCGTGGGTTACGTTATATTCTTGATAAAGTTCTTAGTCCCCTATGTGGGCATTCTTGCTTAATTGTTTTCAGAAGACACTGA
- a CDS encoding class I SAM-dependent methyltransferase, translating into MGTINTIKRAIKSFLTQENFPQHPFGTSPKADRETYLQLHENARAVTYPEIDEMEQRLGYSIDRKWLENLALHTQIVIKKSRLNYQHGRLLYAALHRYLADNIKYINGGVTILETGTARGFSTLCMSKALTDTNSQGKIVTLDILPHNQPIFWNCIDDHDGRKTRQQLLSPWLDELDRVVFVQGWTKAQLQRTGLSRIHFAFLDAQHTKEDVLIEYAYVRDRQVTGDMIVFDDVTPGLFDGVVAAVNQIESDGLYTIERLTVSNERGYAIARRS; encoded by the coding sequence ATGGGAACTATCAACACAATAAAACGAGCCATTAAATCTTTCCTAACTCAGGAAAATTTTCCCCAGCATCCCTTTGGTACATCACCCAAAGCTGACCGAGAAACTTATCTACAGCTACATGAGAATGCCCGTGCAGTCACCTATCCTGAAATTGATGAGATGGAACAGCGATTAGGTTACAGTATTGATCGTAAGTGGCTGGAAAATTTAGCTTTACATACCCAAATAGTCATTAAAAAATCTCGGTTAAATTACCAGCATGGACGGCTTCTTTATGCGGCTTTGCACCGCTACCTTGCTGATAATATTAAATACATTAATGGGGGGGTGACAATTCTAGAAACAGGCACGGCGCGTGGTTTCTCTACGCTCTGCATGTCAAAAGCACTGACAGATACCAATTCACAAGGTAAAATTGTTACATTGGATATCTTACCCCATAACCAACCCATATTCTGGAACTGCATTGACGACCATGATGGGAGAAAGACCCGTCAACAGCTACTAAGCCCCTGGCTAGATGAATTAGATCGAGTTGTATTTGTCCAAGGCTGGACAAAAGCCCAATTACAACGCACAGGACTGTCTCGCATCCACTTTGCTTTTTTAGATGCCCAACATACTAAAGAAGATGTTTTAATTGAGTATGCCTATGTGCGCGATCGCCAAGTTACAGGGGATATGATTGTCTTTGACGATGTTACACCTGGCTTATTTGATGGCGTAGTTGCAGCGGTGAATCAGATTGAGTCTGATGGACTATACACCATAGAACGACTCACAGTCAGCAACGAAAGAGGCTATGCGATCGCTCGTCGAAGTTAA